The region CAAACAACTTAAACTAACACTCATTATTCAGATTCAATCGAGTGATTGTCCTATCGCTTAAAGTTCTCATATAACGCCCTGTTTTCAGGGCGTTTTTGTTTTCATGGGCTATCATAGAGGAGCAACAAAGCGCATGGTTATCGTGTACACTTGGGTGTACCCATTAAAGGAACTACGTAGCGCTTTGGGTACAGTGATAAAAAACCACGAGAGTTGCGATTAAAATAATAAAATTTCAATTTTTATTTATTAAAGTCATCATCTGTCCATATTTTTCTCTGCTTTCTTTTAGCTTTAATATTGTCAGGAAATAAATTATTTATTTGTGAACGATAGTTATCGACGATTTTACTTTCCTCATCAATCCTATTAAATCTATCTATGATTACATCCAATGGGCCTAGTTCTGACCCAATCCACTTTCTATTTTTTATTTCAGCAGCTATATATGTTGTTCCTGAACCACCAAATGGATCAAGTATGACATCACCTTCATTCGTAGACATTTCAATTACACGATCTAATAATTTAATTGAAAGTTCATTAGAGCCTTCTCGCCTTTTATATTTCGCATGCCTTACAGGTGGAATGTCATACCAAATATCAGTCATATTCACCCCTTTAGGGTTCATTTTATCTTTATATCCACCATAATCTTTTAAATCACCATAACATTTAGGACAAACCTGCATTGGCAATCTATCTGGATGGAAAACATTCGGCTTCTTTCCTTTAATGTAATAAAGCATTGAATAATGAGAGGGATATAGCTTACTTTGAATAGGGAGACTATACTTTATATCCGTAGCAATCCAATGTCTAAAAGTCAACATTCCAGATAAATATGCAGAAAGTTCAGTATTCCATTTTGGCAGATTCCAAATAAAAAAACTTCCCCCATGCTTTAAAACTCGAACGCACTGATAAATCCATTCTTGACACCATCCGATATATTTATCGTGCTTCAAATTATCATCCATACCTGACGGATAAATTTTATCCAAATTAAAAGGTGGATCGGCAAAAATCATGTCCACGCTATCGCTATCGACGCTTTTCAAAAACTCAATGCAATCGCCTTGATATAACTTACCTAATTTCGTTTGAAAGTTGAAATTAACATTATTAACTAAGTTATCACCTTTAATCTCAGAATTAATTATAGAATAAATTTCATCTGATTTACTTCGTAACACATTCATTAATGAGGCATCAACAAACCCCATTTTTAGCTTTAATAAAACATCATTCAACCCCGATGCGGTACAAATTTTAATAAGATCACTACCTGACGGGTAAATGTTTTCCTCATCATAATATTTCAACCTTGCAACCGGAACCCCAGAGATTTTACAGAATGCATTTAGTTTCTTTTTATCAGCTGGATCAATACCTATCGCTGAAAAAAGACCATTTTTATAATACATCCAATCCCCCTAGCTAGTGGCGTTTTTGCCATTATACCACTTTTGATAGAAGCGAAACATTGCAGACTATAGTCTGTGGAACTACTTATCATATCACAACATAATCAAGCATTAAGGAGAGTCCTTCATGGCACCAGAAACGGCATTTGGCATTGTATTAAAAAGACAAAGATTGGCTTCTGGTCTGTCTCAAGAGCAGTTAGGCCTAAACAGCAACCTCGATAGAACATTCATATCATTGTTGGAACGTGGGCAAAGACAGCCCTCTCTGACATCGATAATTATGTTAAGTAAAAGTCTAAATATATCGCCGGCTGAATTTTTAACACTTACTATGGAGCTAATTAATGAAGATAAAAAGTGAAATAACTCTAATTAAAAATGGTGTTTTTGCAAATTCAAAAGTCGTTGCAAAGATAAAAAATGACATACATGATGCAATCCTAAAAGTAGTGTGGCCTCTCGGCAATGATCGCTTCTCTATTAATCCTATCCGCAAAGGAAATGGGGTCAAACCTATAAAAAAAGAGTGTATGGATTACTTATACGATAGAGGGTGGACCTTAGAGAAAAGATTAAAAATATCTTCTGAAAGAAATGCTGGTCCAATTGATGCGACATATTCTGTTAAAAATTACGCTTATTTCGCCGTCGAATGGGAAACCGGAAATATTTCTTCATCACATAGAGCATTAAATAAAATTTGTTTAGGAATGCTAAATGGGTCTCTACTTGGTGGGACACTAATTTTACCTTCTCGTGAATTATATCCATTTCTAACAGACAGGATAGGTAATTATCTTGAATTATCACCTTACTTCGAGGTTTGGAAAAACATCAATATAGCCAATGGATACTTGTCAGTAATAGAAATTGAACATGACGAGGTGAATACCAATATTCAATTAATACCAAAAGGAACAGATGGGTGGGCAAATTTTAATTGAATTAATTTTAAGAAAAGGCTAATTTAAAGAATGCTACGCTGGCTTCTACGAATTCCTCTTTTCTTTTCGCCTGTCGGTTAAAAATTAAAAGCAAAATCGCTACCTTGACAGCGTTGTGGCATAAATCAGGTTCTGAGCCAGTATTCCCTCAATAAGGTCAACTTTCAGATAACCTGCACGTTTTCCTCTCTCTTACCGTATCATTCTACGCACATATCCCTATAGCCTAAATAGCTTCGCATATTACTGCTCCACTTTAGCCAGACCATGCTGATTGCCGGGGAACGGCGAAGCGGCATTCATAAATAGCTTTACCTGTTCCAGTAACTGCCACATATACCGGCACTGATGGTTACGCGTTATGGTCTCGTGTAACGACAACCACAGCAACTCGATTGGATTCAGCCACGGCGAATACGTGGGCAGGAACAACAACCGGAACTTCGTATTTTTTTCCAGCCACCGTTCCACCTTGCGGCTTTTATGAATGATGTAGTTATCAACGACCAGCGTAATGGTTTTCGCTCGCCGATATGTCCGCCGTAACATCTCTAACAGATTGATAAATAAATCAGAACTCTTTTTACTGCCGCCGACGTAATGGACTCGTCCCGTATCCGAATGCAGTGCCCCTGCCAGATAATACTTTTGGTTATGTCCCGGCGTAGTCACTCGTTTCTGTTGCCCTTTGAGCATCCAGTCCGTGCCGATTTTCGGGTTCAGGTCGATATCCACTTCATCCTGATAAAATACCGGATGGGTCGGCTGCTTCCGGACGACCGCCTGTTCGATGGCGAGTCGCTTTTCCTCATAATACGGGTCTTTGATTTTCAGTGTTGGCGCGGCTCTGCGCCAGACAATACCAGCCTGTCTCAGGTAGCGGTGCAGCGTGGTAGGATGAAGCGCTACATTAAAAAGCCGATTAACAATAAGTGCCAATAACTCCGTGCTCCAACGAGAACGCAGCCAGCCAAAGTCCTGAGGAGAACGCTGAACCAGAAGCGGCAAAATAGGCAGGATATCCGTGACTGGCCAGCATGGTGTTCGTCCGGGCTTGAGGCTCTTTAGCCCTTCAACACCGTATAAAGTAAACCAATTTATCCATCTCCCGACGGAAGAGCGAGCCGCACAGAGCAGTCTGGCGACGTCGGTGACGGTCATTCCCCGATGCAGCATCAGTAGGGCGATGAGTCGTCTGGAATGGTTTTTATCGCGAGTTTGTTGGGCTTCTTTACGCATTAGTCGTCGTTCTTCATCAGGGATTGCTGCTATGATCGGCATCGCTCAGTCCGGTTGGTGATTTGTTTGGTTTGGCGATTGATCAGATCGCTCAATTTGGACTGAGTTCCCTTCAAGTGATCTACTATTTGGCGAAGCTATTTAGCCTCAACGTTACAGAACGGCCTCCCAAACAGTTGCCTACGCAATGAATGCCAGTAGACCACTCTCGCTATTTGTCTTATTCTCACGCGCAGCCCAATTAACCGCTTTTAAGCCTGACAGAACGCCAAATGGAGTGAAAATGAGTAAACCAACGGTTGTTTTTATCGTTGTCGCCGTCATCGTTGGCTTAGGTAGCCACTTTGGCTGGTGGTAACCACGATACAAGATAAATTCCTGCCCTATCCCAGGTGCATGGGCGTTAGTTTCTCTTCAACGCTAACCGTCGTGTGCCTGCCTCCAGAATGCCGCCGTTTGAGAGATAGACCGAGTTTAAAATCGCATCCATTCTGGCGGGATAAGATCGCACTATCCAATTCCATAGCGTGCTAAAAATGAAGAAATACAGCCTAGTGTTGTTAGTTTATGCTTATTATTTTAGAAATTTAATTGTTATTGATTAAATTATTTTTTATATGAAGCATAATGAAATCGTTTCATTTTTTTCAAAATAAAAATGGCATCTATAATATTATTTACACTGTAAACTTTACGTTACTTATTTTAATAAATCGTTCATTTACTATTTTCACCTCTCAGTTGATTTTAACGATCAATATTTTTATATTGATAGGTTTTACCTTTTTATTGTTTGTTTTTAAATGCTATAAACGATCAATTTAATGAAGATTTTATTTCACTGGCCGATAATCCATGCGGTATCAGGGTGTGACCAGATTAGTGCATCGATTGTAAAAATCGATGATATTAATACAGAGAATAAAATGGTCTATCGCATTGTTAACAAATGGTTTTATCATTTTGTGCTGTTCTCGAAAAATGATGATATACCACTGCTAACAGCACCATTCATCCACGCTTAATACCAATTTAGTGATCCAAAAAATATAACGTTAATAAATATCAACTAGATAAAGGAAGAATTATGAGTGTGGCTAACTGGCGTATTGGTTATCGACTGGGAATCGGCTTCACAGGGCTAATTGCCATGCTGTTCGCTGTCGGTATCTTATCAATAATGAAACTGTCCGATTTCAATCAAAGCGCCAAACTGATTGTTACGGATACCTATGCAGATACCGTTGATGCAAATAACCTGCGCAATGTAGTTAATCAAACCGTGATTGCCTATGAAGGTTTATTATTGGCTTCCGACGAGAAACAGTTACGTGATGTACTCAACACTATAGAAGATATTCGCAAGAATGGTGGTGTCTTATTAAAAAAGATCGATCAGGACACCCAGGCAACTAACGATCCCAATCTCAGCAAAATCATGTCTGACATGCTATTGATAAGAAACGATTTCATCGCGTCAGGCAATAAAATCATCACTATGATGACGGCAGGCGACCGTGAAGCGGCGCTGGCGGAGTTCCACGATCGTTTGGATAATACGCAACGTCAGTTTAGCGCACAAATCCTCCGTTACGTTGATTACAAAGATGATGGCATGACGCGAACGCTGCATGTCATGGACGCCGATTTTGGAAGCTCGCGTTTATTCTTGCTGGTTTTCATGGGTATCGGCGCATTGCTCGGTGCTATCGCTGCATGGTTGATTACACGTAGCGTGACCCACCCCATCCAAGAGGCATTGACCATCGCCGAACGCGTGGCGAAAGGCGATCTGACCTCGCAAGTCGTTATCGATCGTCAAGATGAAACCGGCCAGCTATTAACTGCGTTGGATAACATGAATACCAGCCTGCGCTATATTGTGAGCCAGGTTCGCGACGGGTCGGAAGCCATTTCGACAGCAGCCTCACAGATCGCAGCCGGTAATCAGGATTTGTCAGCCCGTACTGAAGAGCAAGCCAGTTCACTGGAACAAACCGCCTCATCAATGGAAGAGCTCACCTCTACCATCAAAAATACGGCAGACAATACACGTCAGGCAACGGCGGTTTCCCATCAGTCCTCAGAGGCAGCCAAGACCAGCAGTGATGTGATGGCCTCAGTGACGCACAAAATGCGCGGTATCCGCGATTCATCACATCGAATGGCAGAAATTATCGGCGTGATTGACGGCATCGCCTTCCAGACCAATATTCTGGCGCTGAACGCCGCCGTTGAGGCGGCACGCGCGGGCGAACAGGGTCGCGGTTTCGCGGTCGTCGCCAGCGAGGTACGTTCTCTGGCACAACGCAGTGCCACAGCGGCGAAAGAGATCAAAGAATTGATTGATGATTCAGTGAATAAGGTACAGGAAGGGATGCAACTGGTCGATTCTGCCGAAGCGACGATGAATACTCTGACCGGCCATGTCTCTGACGTCAATGCCATCATTGCCGAGATTTCTCAGGCAAGTCAGGAACAAAGCGACGGTATCAGCCAGATTAATATTGCCGTTGGACAAATTGATACCACCACGCAGCAAAATGCCGCGCTGGTAGAAGAGTCGGCTGCGGCAGCACTATCATTACAATCTCAGGCCACGACGCTAACGCAAACGGTCAGTGCCTTTAAACTGACGTCACAGGCTACGGTAGGGCGGCGATCTTTGGCACCAGAATTGGCCCTTGAAACAGCAGGCAAGCTAGCCCACCAGGCTTTAGCAAAACCCAAGAATGATTCACAGGACTGGACGTCGTTCTAATATATCGCAGGGCCACAGCAGTGGCCCAATCATTGACGATTTCCTGACCGTTGAATTTTTCCAACGCTAATGTTTTCATAACCGCCTGATTCCGAATAAACAGCGAAGCTTTAATAGGGAACCACTCTTCTCCACACCATTTCCAGAGCATCTTCACTCGTGGCAAAACAGGGAAAATAAACCGACATGCGTTATCTCGTTCTCCCCCTCATTCTTCTTGCCTTAACAGGCTGCCAGGCGTTAACCACCTTCGATAAATACGCCACGCTGCGTCTTTACGAAGTCTATGAAGCCGAGAATCTTTCTGCCTGTGATTACAAACCGCAGTTTCGTGACTGTACTGTGGATAAGCGATCTTTTAACGTCAGGATTACTGACGATAAGAGCAAAATTGCGTTAGTGGTAGGAAAGCGCTATGCCTATTTCGGCTTCACGCGTGATGATTTTTCACGCCAGACGCAGCCGCTGCGTGACTTCCTGATCTGGGCAGAAAATCCGAACGCACAAGATAAACAGATCAAGCAACTACGTAAGGCCGGAAACGTTGGCGGAAGTTTGTTTTACAACACGGAGGTGGAATATCAGTTCGATTATCTGCACACGCGTGCCGATGTTCCGTTGCTCGTCGTTAAACCTCATGAAAATGCAAATTCTTACGGCCTGACCGTCGAAGAAGTGAAAAATCTGCTATCAGTGATGGATGCCTGGTATGCCGGCACGTTCTCGGGAAAACAACTGACGTAAACGCAGTAAAGACGGCCAGACAAGTTTACGTCTGGCCGAGTATTTCATTAAAACTTCTGCATTCTGGAAGAGAACTGGCCGCAGTTTTTCAGCATCAAATCTTTGACTGGCCTGCGATCGTAGTAGCCTTTTTCCGTCTTGAACACTTCGTAGACTTCAATGCGGCGTGGCGAATAAGCATCAACAAATTTACCAGTAACATAATAGTAATTCCCCACCACGGGCTTAAAAGTCACGGTACTAAATCCGCCATTCGCAGCAATCATTCTGACTGCAATATTGTGCTGTGCGCTGACCCAGAATTCACGAATCATTGTTGGCGTTTCAGGAATAGCCGGGAAGCCGAGCTCTTTATTATTGAGCTTAGTTTGGAACCCAAATGCATTATTGGTGTAGCCATTTTCTGGCGCATCAATATTAATGCATCTATCGGTCGTCGGATAAACACGAATATAGTCGAGATTGCGATTATCGAATGTGACCCCTACGCGCTCAGCACCCTGATCATCTTCCAGCTTATGACTATAGGTCGCAACCGAACATCCGCTAAGTAATAACGCACCCATTCCTATCAGGAGAATTTTCCCAAACATAACCATCCCTTACCTTTATAAAATCAGAACGTCCTGATTATTTTTCGCCGTTTTTTCTTCGAGAATTTATGTTGTATTACCTCACCTTAAACCCTCCTGAAGAGAGGGCTGTTGGCGAATTGGCCTGTCGTTCTTCGCCAAAGCTCCCTCAGGCGTCGTGTGGATCACGCCTGAGGGCAAGGGATTTGGACGTAGTGCAGGCGGATCACTCTGCCTTCTTATTTTCCACGTCCTGGCTTTCCCCCCTTCGCTCCGTTGCCGTCTTGCTATCCAAAGGCTGACTCGCCGTCGCATCAGCGCCTTCTGGATTCACTGTACTCGCATACAGGCGACCCTCTTCGATAAAGTCTTCATCAATACCTTCAATATTTTCCTGATTATCGCGGCCAGACAGAATGTTCCAGCAGGCGATGAACAGCGCAGCAATGAGCGGACCAATCACAAAACCGTTAATACCGTAGATTTCCATGCCGCCCAGCGTGGCGATCAGAATCAGGTAATCCGGCATTTTTGTGTCTTTCCCCACCAGCAGCGGACGCAGAATGTTATCCACCAGCCCAATCACCAGCACAAAGAATGCGACGATGAAGATGGCCTGCCAGAGCATATTTGTAGCGAACAGGAAGACGGCGGCAGGTACCCAGATAATCGCCGAACCCACAGCGGGGATCAACGACAGGAACGCCATCAGCGAGCCCCATAACAAGCTACCTTCTATCCCCGCGATAGAGAACGCAATGCCGCCCAGCGTTCCCTGCACAATCGCCACGACGGCTGTACCTTTCACCGTCGCCCGCGATACGGCAGCAAATTTCACCAGCAGGTGATGTTTAACGTGGGTGGAAAGCGGCAACGATTCCAGAATCAGGTTCACCAGATAGGAACCATCTTTCAGAAGGAAAAAGAGCAGGTAGAGCATCACCCCAAAGCCAATGAAGAAGGTGAATGTCCCTTTGCCGATCAGGAGCACGCTCCCTGCCAAATATTGCCCCCCTTTCAGCGCCACCTGAGAAAGCTCTTGCTGTATTTTGGCAGCGTTATCCAGATTGTGTTCCGTCAGGAAATGGCGTGCCCATTTGGGCAGATGCTGAAGCAGCTCCGCTAACACCACCGGAAATTGGGTATTACTGTCCTGCAATCGGGTGTAAACCCCGTTAATCTCAACCACCAGCGAGGAAACAATGATCCCCAATGGAATGAAGACGATCAGGAAGATAATCAGAACGGTCAGCAGCGAAGCGATGCCGTTGCGATCGTTCAATTTTTGCCGAATCTTGCTTTTCAGCGGATGGAAGATAATGGCCAACACTGCCGCCCATAAAATGGCGGAATAATACGGCGCCAGTATGTCAAAAAACGCCAGTGTGACGGCAAATAGGATCAGGATGAAGAATCCCTTCGTAAGCCCTTTAATATTCACAACGATTTCCCCTTCGTTCAATCTATCCCCGAAATATAGAACGAAGTAGGACGTTTGCAATACAGGAAAAAGCGCATAGTGCTGAGGAAATGGCTATGCACGTGCCTCATGCGTTGCAATAAAGTCATTTTTTAACTGACTATACACTGCGGCATCGTTGCCACATGCCAGCGCCGCGGCACGCTTTACTGCCGCGTATTCCGCACACACGGAAGGATTAGCTCGCAGGTAATCACGAAAAGCCAGGTGCCGCTGAACATGCTCGTCACCCACCACAAAAGCGTGAAGATGATGAGTACGCGCCTCGCCGCCCTTGGTGTAGTAACGGCGTCCCGCCATGCCATTTTCGCCGCGCGGATGATAGCCCAAATCTATCATGGCGCAATCTAGCCTGTCCAACTCGGACAGCGAAACCACTTCCAACAACATATCAATCACCGGTTTAGCGGGTAGCTCTGGTACGGCCGTACTGCCGATGTGATGCACTCTCACCGCAACCGCGCCGAGCGCCTGCGTTAGCGCTCTCGCCTCTGTTGCGTAATTCGTCACCCAATATGGATCGTAATCCACCACGGCTATTGTTCGTCTGCCCATTCACGTATCCCCAACACAGTCTTATTGCATACAGGTTATAACGTTTAGGGGAAGGATCAAAAGCCATCAGGAAACGCGGCGAGAGGATGATTCCTACCG is a window of Pectobacterium punjabense DNA encoding:
- a CDS encoding restriction endonuclease, whose protein sequence is MKIKSEITLIKNGVFANSKVVAKIKNDIHDAILKVVWPLGNDRFSINPIRKGNGVKPIKKECMDYLYDRGWTLEKRLKISSERNAGPIDATYSVKNYAYFAVEWETGNISSSHRALNKICLGMLNGSLLGGTLILPSRELYPFLTDRIGNYLELSPYFEVWKNINIANGYLSVIEIEHDEVNTNIQLIPKGTDGWANFN
- a CDS encoding DNA-methyltransferase produces the protein MYYKNGLFSAIGIDPADKKKLNAFCKISGVPVARLKYYDEENIYPSGSDLIKICTASGLNDVLLKLKMGFVDASLMNVLRSKSDEIYSIINSEIKGDNLVNNVNFNFQTKLGKLYQGDCIEFLKSVDSDSVDMIFADPPFNLDKIYPSGMDDNLKHDKYIGWCQEWIYQCVRVLKHGGSFFIWNLPKWNTELSAYLSGMLTFRHWIATDIKYSLPIQSKLYPSHYSMLYYIKGKKPNVFHPDRLPMQVCPKCYGDLKDYGGYKDKMNPKGVNMTDIWYDIPPVRHAKYKRREGSNELSIKLLDRVIEMSTNEGDVILDPFGGSGTTYIAAEIKNRKWIGSELGPLDVIIDRFNRIDEESKIVDNYRSQINNLFPDNIKAKRKQRKIWTDDDFNK
- a CDS encoding GrpB family protein, which gives rise to MGRRTIAVVDYDPYWVTNYATEARALTQALGAVAVRVHHIGSTAVPELPAKPVIDMLLEVVSLSELDRLDCAMIDLGYHPRGENGMAGRRYYTKGGEARTHHLHAFVVGDEHVQRHLAFRDYLRANPSVCAEYAAVKRAAALACGNDAAVYSQLKNDFIATHEARA
- a CDS encoding methyl-accepting chemotaxis protein translates to MSVANWRIGYRLGIGFTGLIAMLFAVGILSIMKLSDFNQSAKLIVTDTYADTVDANNLRNVVNQTVIAYEGLLLASDEKQLRDVLNTIEDIRKNGGVLLKKIDQDTQATNDPNLSKIMSDMLLIRNDFIASGNKIITMMTAGDREAALAEFHDRLDNTQRQFSAQILRYVDYKDDGMTRTLHVMDADFGSSRLFLLVFMGIGALLGAIAAWLITRSVTHPIQEALTIAERVAKGDLTSQVVIDRQDETGQLLTALDNMNTSLRYIVSQVRDGSEAISTAASQIAAGNQDLSARTEEQASSLEQTASSMEELTSTIKNTADNTRQATAVSHQSSEAAKTSSDVMASVTHKMRGIRDSSHRMAEIIGVIDGIAFQTNILALNAAVEAARAGEQGRGFAVVASEVRSLAQRSATAAKEIKELIDDSVNKVQEGMQLVDSAEATMNTLTGHVSDVNAIIAEISQASQEQSDGISQINIAVGQIDTTTQQNAALVEESAAAALSLQSQATTLTQTVSAFKLTSQATVGRRSLAPELALETAGKLAHQALAKPKNDSQDWTSF
- a CDS encoding AI-2E family transporter, with amino-acid sequence MNIKGLTKGFFILILFAVTLAFFDILAPYYSAILWAAVLAIIFHPLKSKIRQKLNDRNGIASLLTVLIIFLIVFIPLGIIVSSLVVEINGVYTRLQDSNTQFPVVLAELLQHLPKWARHFLTEHNLDNAAKIQQELSQVALKGGQYLAGSVLLIGKGTFTFFIGFGVMLYLLFFLLKDGSYLVNLILESLPLSTHVKHHLLVKFAAVSRATVKGTAVVAIVQGTLGGIAFSIAGIEGSLLWGSLMAFLSLIPAVGSAIIWVPAAVFLFATNMLWQAIFIVAFFVLVIGLVDNILRPLLVGKDTKMPDYLILIATLGGMEIYGINGFVIGPLIAALFIACWNILSGRDNQENIEGIDEDFIEEGRLYASTVNPEGADATASQPLDSKTATERRGESQDVENKKAE
- a CDS encoding IS630 family transposase; protein product: MPIIAAIPDEERRLMRKEAQQTRDKNHSRRLIALLMLHRGMTVTDVARLLCAARSSVGRWINWFTLYGVEGLKSLKPGRTPCWPVTDILPILPLLVQRSPQDFGWLRSRWSTELLALIVNRLFNVALHPTTLHRYLRQAGIVWRRAAPTLKIKDPYYEEKRLAIEQAVVRKQPTHPVFYQDEVDIDLNPKIGTDWMLKGQQKRVTTPGHNQKYYLAGALHSDTGRVHYVGGSKKSSDLFINLLEMLRRTYRRAKTITLVVDNYIIHKSRKVERWLEKNTKFRLLFLPTYSPWLNPIELLWLSLHETITRNHQCRYMWQLLEQVKLFMNAASPFPGNQHGLAKVEQ
- a CDS encoding helix-turn-helix domain-containing protein, giving the protein MAPETAFGIVLKRQRLASGLSQEQLGLNSNLDRTFISLLERGQRQPSLTSIIMLSKSLNISPAEFLTLTMELINEDKK